One stretch of Lacimicrobium alkaliphilum DNA includes these proteins:
- a CDS encoding DUF1328 domain-containing protein — MLGWTLIFLVIAIIAAVLGFTGIAGAAAEIAKIIFFIFLVLWIISLIAGALRGRGPRP, encoded by the coding sequence ATGTTAGGTTGGACGCTAATTTTTCTGGTTATTGCCATTATTGCTGCTGTGCTGGGTTTTACCGGTATCGCAGGGGCTGCCGCTGAGATCGCGAAAATAATATTTTTCATCTTTCTCGTGTTGTGGATTATTTCACTCATCGCCGGTGCACTGAGAGGAAGAGGTCCCCGACCGTGA